The Aedes albopictus strain Foshan chromosome 2, AalbF5, whole genome shotgun sequence region gatttccttaaattgttaaggatatgttgtattttgaaaatggggagacttgatccctctttcaatggtgtgtaataaaataataattatctgacacgttttatcattgaatatactagaattccgagtaaatagaggattccaaattgaattttatttttcacatgttcaatgtgtgtgtaatcctcgagggatcaagtctccccatgtcactgttgtatataccaagctgcattaattaaaatatttatataacagccttatttgaataaatacgtttgatagtattttatttacactatgtgctgtaaaattttgacacgatttggtttaatttttacaaagttattgagatttttcggaatcgcctaaaaaatttctgaagaactggaaacaaaccatcagccattgaaaaataatgcaatgcacaatcaaaatcaattgtaaccaaaacattgCCCTCTGAcaagatgtagttttggaaaaaatatgctagaagaaaactgtttttgattccgagaaaatatggggggaacaagtctccccagggataaagtctcctcagtctcccctacttgagcaatatgaaaaataaagctaatgttagcaaccaaaaaaggtttttgtgggggcccctaaaatgtaggggcccggggcccgggcccccccgcccccccttagatccggccctgtgtATATCAATCAACTAATATGGTTACCCCgtaacatctagcataggttccacgggggtgacatcgagGACATTTCTGATTTGCAACCAAAATATGCCGTGCGACGTAACAAACTTTATGATTTCAAGGGAATGGGGCAGAAACAAgtgactgaagtatgtagcaactgatatggccgctccggaacacctgaaacaggttccgcgggggcctctcaaacacaatagcacacgaaataatcacttttagccatttggcaaaacagaaaccctcccccaccccctgaccccagtacaatccggaatatctccggaatggttccggtcATTTGAGTGTAATAACCCGGGTAAAAACGAACCATTCAGTATATGGAATAAACCATTGACTTACCATATAATGAATAGGATACAATTTATTATAATGTAGTTGTATGGCGAAAAAAGATCCCTTTTAATTATAAATACCATACAATAACCATTTAACATTATGGCACAATACGTTCTAtggtttttcttttgttttaaaaACGAATTCGGATAGTGAGACAAAATGAAAATATTATTCAAGTTTTCGTAAGcgaaacgttcataaattacaacCCACCGGGTGTCTAGAAAAGTATGACAGTACGggcattaggtataggaaaatagcgtatGACAAAAGAAGGAGAGGAGTttaaaaatcccgaaaaacgattatCATAATCCTTGAATGATTTCAAATAGGTATCTGATTGTATGACGGAACAAGATCTTATAATGTTTTAATATATCACGAAACATTTATTTTATCGTCAggatttacaaaaaatatatttctacAACTATTCTAACAGTTTAATCAACCCATGGTACGTACTGAATTATTCTTATAAACATTTTTTGATTCGCGTGAATTCTAACGCACTTCCTTATTGAATTGTTTACTTTAACTAACACTTCGTTATTCGTTTCTTCTCCTATCACTAGGTTTTGTTCATTTTGAATTATTATTGGTTTGTAAATCAAATAGTTATCAGAATTACAAACGAGAATACGCGTAATGGTCccataaacagttttgtctttcACTTGCATGGTAAATGTTGCATCATCAGATTTGTGCACAGAATTTGTTACGAATGTTACTTTTCCTGGTTTAAAGGTAAATCGGTTCCACTTCAAAAGACTCCTTTCTTCCATCACATTATCTTGCATTGCATCACCTAACGTACTTTTCAATTGATTACTGATTTTATAATTTGGGTTCAGgcattttgattttaatttagcTGCACAAAGTGATTTGCAAAATTCTTGCACTTCTTGGTTTTTTATTTTGCTTAGGTTAATATTATCTCGCTCTTGCGCTAACTTACAACGACTGGCAATTTGAataatcggttgatttgaacctttaatgtatttttttaaaacgCCATTCATATCCTCGAAGCAGAAAAGCGAGAATGCCCACAATGGACCAAAATTATTCACACATGCTGGAATATGGAGTAGCAAATGTACATTATACTTCATTTCATCAATGCCATACAGAGTTTCACAACCCTGAACAAATCGTTTCAGAAGTCTTCCGGTTTCGGCTATATCATATTCGGTGAGATGTATACTCAGTAATTTTTGAATTCCTTCTACCAACAGCTGAAAGTGGTCATAATAAGCTTGCGGCAAAATATTTCTCAGGCAAACAGAACTGTAAATCAATAACCAGTTTTGCCACTCATTAGCTTTCCACATTTTTCTGTCAGTTATTTTTCGGGGGGACCTAGAACATTCTTGAAATACGCGTATCGAGGACATGATATTATCTATTTTTTCAATATGGCGTTTTATGCAATATTCATTGTTGCTATAATCGAA contains the following coding sequences:
- the LOC134287586 gene encoding uncharacterized protein LOC134287586 translates to MIMLLHIFIRHNLTNSALEDFLRLINVMVGFSSLPTTYYSFTSYFGTQQFVRHYVCKGCGLYMDENSEEMCNICGKSEKTFFISFDLASAIKTVILRNWEQIQEYKSSLVDGEISDILQGKVARKIYDACNSYNILISFNTDGVAAFNSNIKKSLWPILVTINNLPPVLRYIRKNIIVAGLWLSHGEPDLDIFMKPFLGQLKDLADEGFTVLNDVFCKVITICCCVDSVARCKLQQIKQFNGYEACSFCLHPGYLTENNQVRYKYLECQNRNHQDTVRAMDLCMKRGVTISGIKGVSSLLVIPYFDVIVNCPVDYMHAVFLGVCKQLGGLWFDYSNNEYCIKRHIEKIDNIMSSIRVFQECSRSPRKITDRKMWKANEWQNWLLIYSSVCLRNILPQAYYDHFQLLVEGIQKLLSIHLTEYDIAETGRLLKRFVQGCETLYGIDEMKYNVHLLLHIPACVNNFGPLWAFSLFCFEDMNGVLKKYIKGSNQPIIQIASRCKLAQERDNINLSKIKNQEVQEFCKSLCAAKLKSKCLNPNYKISNQLKSTLGDAMQDNVMEERSLLKWNRFTFKPGKVTFVTNSVHKSDDATFTMQVKDKTVYGTITRILVCNSDNYLIYKPIIIQNEQNLVIGEETNNEVLVKVNNSIRKCVRIHANQKMFIRIIQYVPWVD